The following are encoded in a window of Chiloscyllium plagiosum isolate BGI_BamShark_2017 chromosome 11, ASM401019v2, whole genome shotgun sequence genomic DNA:
- the insl5a gene encoding insulin-like 5a has translation MRSMILAALALVVLFAVSGGSTQELIRLCGSEFRRALIHQCGASRWRRGFGSDAALRALLGRDQETLFMDNSDPSAKLTLADEENLSNKPGQREATLEAFQTPARVRRQDLSKLADLCCNRGCNKGHLNDIC, from the exons ATGCGGTCCATGATACTCGCTGCTTTGGCCCTGGTGGTGTTGTTCGCCGTTTCTGGGGGGAGCACACAGGAGCTGATCCGGCTCTGCGGGAGTGAGTTCCGCCGGGCGCTCATTCACCAATGCGGAGCCTCTCGCTGGAGGAGAGGGTTTGGGTCCGATGCAGCGCTCAGAGCTCTGCTCG GAAGGGATCAGGAGACTTTGTTTATGGACAATTCGGATCCCTCGGCGAAATTGACATTGGCCGACGAAGAGAATTTGAGTAACAAGCCAGGTCAACGGGAAGCTACATTGGAGGCTTTCCAAACTCCAGCCCGAGTAAGACGCCAAGACTTGAGCAAACTCGCCGATCTTTGCTGCAACAGGGGCTGCAACAAGGGACACCTGAATGACATCTGCTAA